In a genomic window of Callithrix jacchus isolate 240 chromosome 22, calJac240_pri, whole genome shotgun sequence:
- the SHISA7 gene encoding protein shisa-7 isoform X3 produces the protein MPALLLLVLLASSAGQAGARPSNATSAEPPGPLPALLAHLRRLTGALTGGGGAASPGANGTRTGSAGGAGAAARAPPPAELCHGYYDVMGQYDATFNCSTGSYRFCCGTCHYRFCCEHRHMRLAQASCSNYDTPRWATTPPPLAGGAGGAGGAGGGPGPGQAGWLEGGRAGGAGGRGGEGPGGSTAYVVCGVISFALAVGVGAKVAFSKASRAPRAHREINVPRALVDILRHQAGPGTRPDRARSSSLTPGIGGPDSMPPRTPKNLYNTVKTPNLDNLHHNYLHLNVNSPKHHDATLDWRALPPPSPSLHYSTLSCSRSFHNLSHLPPSYEAAVKSELNRYSSLKRLAEKDLDEAYLKRRPLELPRGTLPLHALRRPGTGGGYRMDAWGGPEELGLAPAPNPRRVMSQEHLLGDAGRSRYEFTLPRARLVSQEHLLLSSPEALRQSREHLLSPPRSPALPPDPTARASLAASHSNLLLGPGGPPTPLRGLPPPSSLHAHHHHALHGSPQPAWMSDAGGGGGTLARRPPFQRQGTLEQLQFIPGHHLPQHLRTASKNEVTV, from the exons ATGCCGGCCCTCCTGCTCCTCGTACTCCTGGCCTCTAGCGCCGGCCAGGCCGGGGCGCGCCCGTCCAACGCCACGAGCGCCGAGCCCCCGGGCCCGCTGCCCGCCCTGCTGGCGCACCTGCGGCGCCTGACCGGGGCGCTGACGGGCGGCGGGGGCGCGGCGAGCCCGGGCGCCAACGGCACCAGGACCGGCTCCGCGGGCGGGGCGGGCGCGGCGGCCCGGGCGCCCCCTCCCGCGGAGCTCTGCCACGGCTACTACGATGTCATGGGCCAGTACGACGCCACGTTCAACTGCAGCACCGGCTCCTACCGCTTCTGCTGCGGCACCTGCCACTACCGCTTCTGCTGCGAGCACCGCCACATGCGCCTGGCGCAGGCCTCCTGCTCCAACTACGACACGCCGCGCTGGGCCACCACGCCGCCGCCGCTAGCCGGGGGCGCTGGGGGCGCTGGGGGTGCGGGCGGGGGACCAGGCCCCGGCCAGGCCGGGTGGCTGGAAGGGGGCCGGGCGGGGGGGGCCGGAGGCCGCGGGGGCGAGGGCCCCGGGGGCAGCACAGCCTACGTCGTGTGCGGGGTCATCAGCTTCGCCCTGGCCGTGGGCGTCGGCGCCAAAGTGGCCTTCAGCAAGGCGTCCCGGGCCCCGCGGGCGCACCGGGAGATCAACGTGCCCAG AGCTCTGGTGGACATTCTGAGGCATCAGGCGGGGCCTGGGACCCGTCCGGACCGGGCccgaagcagctccctgacccctgggATCGGTGGCCCCGACAGCATGCCCCCCAGGACGCCCAAGAACCTCTACAACACCGTGAAGACCCCCAACCTCG ATAACCTGCACCACAACTACCTGCACCTCAACGTCAACAGCCCCAAGCACCACGACGCCACACTGG ACTGGCGAGCCTTGCCGCCGCCCAGCCCCTCCTTGCACTACTCCACGCTGTCCTGCTCTCGGTCCTTCCACAACCTCTCGCATCTGCCCCCGTCCTACGAGGCTGCCGTGAAGTCCGAGCTGAATCGCTACTCCTCCCTCAAGAGGCTGG CCGAGAAGGATCTGGACGAGGCCTACCTCAAGCGCCGGCCCCTGGAGTTGCCCCGCGGCACGCTGCCCTTGCACGCACTGCGGCGGCCGGGCACGGGGGGCGGCTACCGCATGGATGCCTGGGGCGGCCCCGAGGAGCTGGGCCTGGCGCCGGCGCCCAACCCACGGCGGGTCATGTCCCAGGAGCACCTGCTGGGAGACGCCGGCCGCTCGCGCTACGAGTTCACGCTGCCGCGCGCGCGCCTCGTGTCGCAGGAGCACCTGCTGCTGTCTTCGCCCGAGGCCCTGCGCCAGAGCCGCGAGCACCTGCTGTCGCCCCCGCGCAGCCCCGCGCTGCCCCCAGACCCCACCGCGCGGGCCAGCCTGGCCGCCTCTCACTCCAACCTGCTGCTGGGGCCTGGAGGACCCCCAACGCCGCTGCGTGGGCTGCCGCCACCGTCCAGCCTGCAcgcccaccaccaccacgccctgcacGGCTCTCCGCAGCCCGCCTGGATGTCCGACgccggcgggggcgggggcaCGCTGGCCCGCAGGCCGCCCTTCCAGCGCCAGGGCACGCTGGAGCAGCTGCAGTTCATCCCGGGCCACCACCTGCCGCAGCACCTGCGCACCGCCAGCAAGAACGAGGTGACTGTCTGA
- the ISOC2 gene encoding isochorismatase domain-containing protein 2 isoform X2, which yields MLGGALRPDPAPSAHPQKMAAARPSLGRVFPGSSILFLCDMQEKFRHKIAYFPQIVSVAARMLRVARLLEVPVMLTEQYPQGLGPTVPELGAEGLQPLSKTCFSMVPALRQELDSRPQLESVLLCGIEAQACILNTTLDLLDRGLQVHVVVDACSSRSQVDRLVALARMRQSGAFLSTSEGLILQLVGDAANPKFKEIQKLIKEPAPDSGLLGLFQGQNPLLH from the exons ATGCTGGGAGGAGCCCTCAGGCCTGACCCAGCACCCTCTGCCCACCCCCAGAAAATGGCGGCTGCCAGGCCCAGCCTAGGCCGAGTCTTCCCAGGATCCTCTATCCTGTTCCTGTGTGACATGCAGGAGAAATTTCGCCACAAAATCGCCTACTTCCCACAGATCGTCTCAGTGGCTGCCCGCATGCTCAGG GTGGCCCGGCTGCTGGAGGTACCAGTCATGCTGACGGAGCAGTACCCACAAGGCCTGGGCCCCACAGTGCCCGAGCTGGGGGCTGAGGGCCTGCAGCCACTGAGCAAGACCTGCTTCAGCATGGTGCCCGCCCTGCGGCAGGAGCTGGACAGCCGGCCCCAGCTGGAATCCGTGCTGCTCTGCGGCATTGAGGCGCAGGCCTGCATCTTG AACACAACCCTGGACCTCCTGGACCGGGGGCTGCAGGTGcacgtggtggtggatgcctgctCCTCACGCAG CCAGGTGGACCGGCTGGTGGCGCTGGCCCGCATGCGACAAAGTGGTGCCTTCCTCTCCACCAGCGAAGGTCTCATTCTGCAGCTTGTGGGTGATGCCGCCAACCCCAAGTTCAAAGAG ATCCAGAAGCTCATCAAGGAGCCCGCCCCAGACAGCGGACTGCTGGGCCTTTTCCAAGGCCAGAACCCCCTCCTCCACTGA
- the SHISA7 gene encoding protein shisa-7 isoform X1, translated as MATGVYFALGTHSSRRSAPPPHHPRPQWEWGTRKGARGSGSGPGDPVRPPARPMPALLLLVLLASSAGQAGARPSNATSAEPPGPLPALLAHLRRLTGALTGGGGAASPGANGTRTGSAGGAGAAARAPPPAELCHGYYDVMGQYDATFNCSTGSYRFCCGTCHYRFCCEHRHMRLAQASCSNYDTPRWATTPPPLAGGAGGAGGAGGGPGPGQAGWLEGGRAGGAGGRGGEGPGGSTAYVVCGVISFALAVGVGAKVAFSKASRAPRAHREINVPRALVDILRHQAGPGTRPDRARSSSLTPGIGGPDSMPPRTPKNLYNTVKTPNLDNLHHNYLHLNVNSPKHHDATLDWRALPPPSPSLHYSTLSCSRSFHNLSHLPPSYEAAVKSELNRYSSLKRLAEKDLDEAYLKRRPLELPRGTLPLHALRRPGTGGGYRMDAWGGPEELGLAPAPNPRRVMSQEHLLGDAGRSRYEFTLPRARLVSQEHLLLSSPEALRQSREHLLSPPRSPALPPDPTARASLAASHSNLLLGPGGPPTPLRGLPPPSSLHAHHHHALHGSPQPAWMSDAGGGGGTLARRPPFQRQGTLEQLQFIPGHHLPQHLRTASKNEVTV; from the exons ATGGCAACGGGAGTCTATTTTGCGCTGGGAACACACAGCTCCCGCCGCAgcgcccccccaccccaccaccccaggCCTCAATGGGAGTGGGGGACCCGGAAGGGGGCTCGGGGGTCCGGGTCGGGG CCTGGCGACCCTGTGCGACCCCCTGCACGCCCCATGCCGGCCCTCCTGCTCCTCGTACTCCTGGCCTCTAGCGCCGGCCAGGCCGGGGCGCGCCCGTCCAACGCCACGAGCGCCGAGCCCCCGGGCCCGCTGCCCGCCCTGCTGGCGCACCTGCGGCGCCTGACCGGGGCGCTGACGGGCGGCGGGGGCGCGGCGAGCCCGGGCGCCAACGGCACCAGGACCGGCTCCGCGGGCGGGGCGGGCGCGGCGGCCCGGGCGCCCCCTCCCGCGGAGCTCTGCCACGGCTACTACGATGTCATGGGCCAGTACGACGCCACGTTCAACTGCAGCACCGGCTCCTACCGCTTCTGCTGCGGCACCTGCCACTACCGCTTCTGCTGCGAGCACCGCCACATGCGCCTGGCGCAGGCCTCCTGCTCCAACTACGACACGCCGCGCTGGGCCACCACGCCGCCGCCGCTAGCCGGGGGCGCTGGGGGCGCTGGGGGTGCGGGCGGGGGACCAGGCCCCGGCCAGGCCGGGTGGCTGGAAGGGGGCCGGGCGGGGGGGGCCGGAGGCCGCGGGGGCGAGGGCCCCGGGGGCAGCACAGCCTACGTCGTGTGCGGGGTCATCAGCTTCGCCCTGGCCGTGGGCGTCGGCGCCAAAGTGGCCTTCAGCAAGGCGTCCCGGGCCCCGCGGGCGCACCGGGAGATCAACGTGCCCAG AGCTCTGGTGGACATTCTGAGGCATCAGGCGGGGCCTGGGACCCGTCCGGACCGGGCccgaagcagctccctgacccctgggATCGGTGGCCCCGACAGCATGCCCCCCAGGACGCCCAAGAACCTCTACAACACCGTGAAGACCCCCAACCTCG ATAACCTGCACCACAACTACCTGCACCTCAACGTCAACAGCCCCAAGCACCACGACGCCACACTGG ACTGGCGAGCCTTGCCGCCGCCCAGCCCCTCCTTGCACTACTCCACGCTGTCCTGCTCTCGGTCCTTCCACAACCTCTCGCATCTGCCCCCGTCCTACGAGGCTGCCGTGAAGTCCGAGCTGAATCGCTACTCCTCCCTCAAGAGGCTGG CCGAGAAGGATCTGGACGAGGCCTACCTCAAGCGCCGGCCCCTGGAGTTGCCCCGCGGCACGCTGCCCTTGCACGCACTGCGGCGGCCGGGCACGGGGGGCGGCTACCGCATGGATGCCTGGGGCGGCCCCGAGGAGCTGGGCCTGGCGCCGGCGCCCAACCCACGGCGGGTCATGTCCCAGGAGCACCTGCTGGGAGACGCCGGCCGCTCGCGCTACGAGTTCACGCTGCCGCGCGCGCGCCTCGTGTCGCAGGAGCACCTGCTGCTGTCTTCGCCCGAGGCCCTGCGCCAGAGCCGCGAGCACCTGCTGTCGCCCCCGCGCAGCCCCGCGCTGCCCCCAGACCCCACCGCGCGGGCCAGCCTGGCCGCCTCTCACTCCAACCTGCTGCTGGGGCCTGGAGGACCCCCAACGCCGCTGCGTGGGCTGCCGCCACCGTCCAGCCTGCAcgcccaccaccaccacgccctgcacGGCTCTCCGCAGCCCGCCTGGATGTCCGACgccggcgggggcgggggcaCGCTGGCCCGCAGGCCGCCCTTCCAGCGCCAGGGCACGCTGGAGCAGCTGCAGTTCATCCCGGGCCACCACCTGCCGCAGCACCTGCGCACCGCCAGCAAGAACGAGGTGACTGTCTGA
- the ISOC2 gene encoding isochorismatase domain-containing protein 2 isoform X3, translated as MAAARPSLGRVFPGSSILFLCDMQEKFRHKIAYFPQIVSVAARMLRNTTLDLLDRGLQVHVVVDACSSRSQVDRLVALARMRQSGAFLSTSEGLILQLVGDAANPKFKEIQKLIKEPAPDSGLLGLFQGQNPLLH; from the exons ATGGCGGCTGCCAGGCCCAGCCTAGGCCGAGTCTTCCCAGGATCCTCTATCCTGTTCCTGTGTGACATGCAGGAGAAATTTCGCCACAAAATCGCCTACTTCCCACAGATCGTCTCAGTGGCTGCCCGCATGCTCAGG AACACAACCCTGGACCTCCTGGACCGGGGGCTGCAGGTGcacgtggtggtggatgcctgctCCTCACGCAG CCAGGTGGACCGGCTGGTGGCGCTGGCCCGCATGCGACAAAGTGGTGCCTTCCTCTCCACCAGCGAAGGTCTCATTCTGCAGCTTGTGGGTGATGCCGCCAACCCCAAGTTCAAAGAG ATCCAGAAGCTCATCAAGGAGCCCGCCCCAGACAGCGGACTGCTGGGCCTTTTCCAAGGCCAGAACCCCCTCCTCCACTGA
- the LOC103790092 gene encoding uncharacterized protein LOC103790092 translates to MMSSQRKRPAHEVIAGGHVHVLRCPQRLPSCGVVTEKTPCPMTFVPVTSLQRQSHLDDAISNSKASFDIIAMGKIFSPCVFAAEKVPLSCDVIITDKAIFLGHTAGENASLIVYSLDIRPAFHNIVTGTLPPSCDAITREGALPYDVIRGTVPLPVMSSPEMTTHSGTSPGGDHFCDATCSETGRGDATVL, encoded by the coding sequence ATGATGTCATCCCAGAGGAAGAGGCCGGCCCATGAGGTCATCGCTGGAGGCCATGTCCATGTTCTACGATGTCCTCAGAGGCTTCCTTCTTGTGGTGTAGTAACAGAGAAGACGCCTTGTCCCATGACATTCGTTCCTGTGACGTCACTGCAGAGACAATCTCACCTGGATGACGCCATCTCTAACTCCAAGGCCTCTTTTGACATCATCGCCATGGGGAAGAtattttctccctgtgtctttgCAGCAGAGAAGGTGCCTCTGTCCTGTGACGTCATCATTACAGACAAAGCCATCTTCCTGGGACACACCGCAGGGGAAAATGCCTCACTAATTGTGTACTCACTAGACATAAGGCCTGCTTTTCACAACATCGTCACAGGGACCCTGCCTCCTTCCTGTGATGCCATCACCAGAGAAGGTGCCTTGCCCTATGACGTCATCAGAGGGACCGTGCCTCTTCCTGTGATGTCATCACCAGAGATGACAACTCACTCTGGGACCTCTCCAGGAGGAGATCACTTCTGCGATGCTACGTGCTCTGAGACAGGACGAGGAGATGCCACCGTGTTGTAG
- the ISOC2 gene encoding isochorismatase domain-containing protein 2 isoform X1: protein MAAARPSLGRVFPGSSILFLCDMQEKFRHKIAYFPQIVSVAARMLRVARLLEVPVMLTEQYPQGLGPTVPELGAEGLQPLSKTCFSMVPALRQELDSRPQLESVLLCGIEAQACILNTTLDLLDRGLQVHVVVDACSSRSQVDRLVALARMRQSGAFLSTSEGLILQLVGDAANPKFKEIQKLIKEPAPDSGLLGLFQGQNPLLH, encoded by the exons ATGGCGGCTGCCAGGCCCAGCCTAGGCCGAGTCTTCCCAGGATCCTCTATCCTGTTCCTGTGTGACATGCAGGAGAAATTTCGCCACAAAATCGCCTACTTCCCACAGATCGTCTCAGTGGCTGCCCGCATGCTCAGG GTGGCCCGGCTGCTGGAGGTACCAGTCATGCTGACGGAGCAGTACCCACAAGGCCTGGGCCCCACAGTGCCCGAGCTGGGGGCTGAGGGCCTGCAGCCACTGAGCAAGACCTGCTTCAGCATGGTGCCCGCCCTGCGGCAGGAGCTGGACAGCCGGCCCCAGCTGGAATCCGTGCTGCTCTGCGGCATTGAGGCGCAGGCCTGCATCTTG AACACAACCCTGGACCTCCTGGACCGGGGGCTGCAGGTGcacgtggtggtggatgcctgctCCTCACGCAG CCAGGTGGACCGGCTGGTGGCGCTGGCCCGCATGCGACAAAGTGGTGCCTTCCTCTCCACCAGCGAAGGTCTCATTCTGCAGCTTGTGGGTGATGCCGCCAACCCCAAGTTCAAAGAG ATCCAGAAGCTCATCAAGGAGCCCGCCCCAGACAGCGGACTGCTGGGCCTTTTCCAAGGCCAGAACCCCCTCCTCCACTGA
- the SHISA7 gene encoding protein shisa-7 isoform X2: MATGVYFALGTHSSRRSAPPPHHPRPQWEWGTRKGARGSGSGPGDPVRPPARPMPALLLLVLLASSAGQAGARPSNATSAEPPGPLPALLAHLRRLTGALTGGGGAASPGANGTRTGSAGGAGAAARAPPPAELCHGYYDVMGQYDATFNCSTGSYRFCCGTCHYRFCCEHRHMRLAQASCSNYDTPRWATTPPPLAGGAGGAGGAGGGPGPGQAGWLEGGRAGGAGGRGGEGPGGSTAYVVCGVISFALAVGVGAKVAFSKASRAPRAHREINVPRALVDILRHQAGPGTRPDRARSSSLTPGIGGPDSMPPRTPKNLYNTVKTPNLDWRALPPPSPSLHYSTLSCSRSFHNLSHLPPSYEAAVKSELNRYSSLKRLAEKDLDEAYLKRRPLELPRGTLPLHALRRPGTGGGYRMDAWGGPEELGLAPAPNPRRVMSQEHLLGDAGRSRYEFTLPRARLVSQEHLLLSSPEALRQSREHLLSPPRSPALPPDPTARASLAASHSNLLLGPGGPPTPLRGLPPPSSLHAHHHHALHGSPQPAWMSDAGGGGGTLARRPPFQRQGTLEQLQFIPGHHLPQHLRTASKNEVTV, from the exons ATGGCAACGGGAGTCTATTTTGCGCTGGGAACACACAGCTCCCGCCGCAgcgcccccccaccccaccaccccaggCCTCAATGGGAGTGGGGGACCCGGAAGGGGGCTCGGGGGTCCGGGTCGGGG CCTGGCGACCCTGTGCGACCCCCTGCACGCCCCATGCCGGCCCTCCTGCTCCTCGTACTCCTGGCCTCTAGCGCCGGCCAGGCCGGGGCGCGCCCGTCCAACGCCACGAGCGCCGAGCCCCCGGGCCCGCTGCCCGCCCTGCTGGCGCACCTGCGGCGCCTGACCGGGGCGCTGACGGGCGGCGGGGGCGCGGCGAGCCCGGGCGCCAACGGCACCAGGACCGGCTCCGCGGGCGGGGCGGGCGCGGCGGCCCGGGCGCCCCCTCCCGCGGAGCTCTGCCACGGCTACTACGATGTCATGGGCCAGTACGACGCCACGTTCAACTGCAGCACCGGCTCCTACCGCTTCTGCTGCGGCACCTGCCACTACCGCTTCTGCTGCGAGCACCGCCACATGCGCCTGGCGCAGGCCTCCTGCTCCAACTACGACACGCCGCGCTGGGCCACCACGCCGCCGCCGCTAGCCGGGGGCGCTGGGGGCGCTGGGGGTGCGGGCGGGGGACCAGGCCCCGGCCAGGCCGGGTGGCTGGAAGGGGGCCGGGCGGGGGGGGCCGGAGGCCGCGGGGGCGAGGGCCCCGGGGGCAGCACAGCCTACGTCGTGTGCGGGGTCATCAGCTTCGCCCTGGCCGTGGGCGTCGGCGCCAAAGTGGCCTTCAGCAAGGCGTCCCGGGCCCCGCGGGCGCACCGGGAGATCAACGTGCCCAG AGCTCTGGTGGACATTCTGAGGCATCAGGCGGGGCCTGGGACCCGTCCGGACCGGGCccgaagcagctccctgacccctgggATCGGTGGCCCCGACAGCATGCCCCCCAGGACGCCCAAGAACCTCTACAACACCGTGAAGACCCCCAACCTCG ACTGGCGAGCCTTGCCGCCGCCCAGCCCCTCCTTGCACTACTCCACGCTGTCCTGCTCTCGGTCCTTCCACAACCTCTCGCATCTGCCCCCGTCCTACGAGGCTGCCGTGAAGTCCGAGCTGAATCGCTACTCCTCCCTCAAGAGGCTGG CCGAGAAGGATCTGGACGAGGCCTACCTCAAGCGCCGGCCCCTGGAGTTGCCCCGCGGCACGCTGCCCTTGCACGCACTGCGGCGGCCGGGCACGGGGGGCGGCTACCGCATGGATGCCTGGGGCGGCCCCGAGGAGCTGGGCCTGGCGCCGGCGCCCAACCCACGGCGGGTCATGTCCCAGGAGCACCTGCTGGGAGACGCCGGCCGCTCGCGCTACGAGTTCACGCTGCCGCGCGCGCGCCTCGTGTCGCAGGAGCACCTGCTGCTGTCTTCGCCCGAGGCCCTGCGCCAGAGCCGCGAGCACCTGCTGTCGCCCCCGCGCAGCCCCGCGCTGCCCCCAGACCCCACCGCGCGGGCCAGCCTGGCCGCCTCTCACTCCAACCTGCTGCTGGGGCCTGGAGGACCCCCAACGCCGCTGCGTGGGCTGCCGCCACCGTCCAGCCTGCAcgcccaccaccaccacgccctgcacGGCTCTCCGCAGCCCGCCTGGATGTCCGACgccggcgggggcgggggcaCGCTGGCCCGCAGGCCGCCCTTCCAGCGCCAGGGCACGCTGGAGCAGCTGCAGTTCATCCCGGGCCACCACCTGCCGCAGCACCTGCGCACCGCCAGCAAGAACGAGGTGACTGTCTGA